Below is a genomic region from Rhododendron vialii isolate Sample 1 chromosome 5a, ASM3025357v1.
ctccacttaggagggtgaacattaccctccttcctattagttgaaatggtatggatcccaccacaaagtgatgccatgcttaccaaaaagtgtattgcacggGTGAGACcaacaccatttcaaccaataagatgGAGAGTAATGTTTACCCTCTTTTaaggaaggtgaacaaaattgcactcgtcCCGAGGGGGCAGCGGACACGTGATTGGAtataatcaaaatgaaaaaataactcGTGTATTCTCGAAAGTCGTTCCATACGAATCCAAGGATCACATGTAATGCTGCAAAGGAAATGAAGATCAACCTATGGGGTTCTGTTTTCACTTTCAGTATCTACTTTCTGTTTTGGTTTTCCGATAGAGCAAAAAGACTCTGTCTGGGCGTAGGCCAAAAATCACAAGGCTCTCATCATTGACCACTAAAGCATGCGCAACCATGTAGGTTGATTTATGCAAAGAAAACAATATGCAACTTAGACTCTTCAGTCAATACTCTAAGATACCCTAAGATATACAGTACAACTAAGCAGAGTATATACATGTAAACCCCAAGTACTTTTAcataaagaaaattaaatcaCTCTCATAGGGGCTCCTAATCTTAGGCTCTTCTCTATGCCCTCGAACCCACGCACCCTCTTCTACCTCCGCCCCCCTCCTCCAGTTCATGCAATATGATGGTTTAACCAATGCCCTTTACGGCACTCATTTATAGGACCCTTGAAGATTACCCTCTTCATATCTCCTTGACAAGTTTAGGCTGAGCCTAGGCTCCAACTGACATATCTCCCAGGACCCAGGTTAAGAGAAAGTGCCGCGGATTGAGCGGGTTGGTTTTATACTAGATAGAGTAAAGAAAGATCTTTTTACCTTCTGAACAATCAACAAAACATTGGCATGACAACTTCCTGGACAGAATGCACCACAATGTCCCGTAGGAGTTCCAAAGCTAGCAAAACTGATTGAAGTAATTTGCCATCTTCTTTCACATGCCAGTCGAACTTCAGGAGTTTGAGAAATATATTCTGACATCAGTTTCCATGAATCTTCTGGCGGAGGATCAAACTCTGAAACATGTGCACAAATCTCTTGTCCAGCTCGTGTGGAGAAAGAAATTCTTGAAGGGTCACCTCCAAGTTCTTCATGGAGAACCAGTAAGTTCTCACCTGGATGTACCCAAGGGCGTGGGATGTGATACCTGGACATGATATACATCCTCATACATTAAAAGTTGTACTAGTAATGCTCCAAAGGTACGTGCAATGATAAGATGGTTTTTATCTACTTCACATACTAGAGGTGGCAGATGATATTGGGtatcttttttccattttatgtACGCTATCGAGAAACGTCGTGCCGTAAGATATACATTACGAAGAGTAAATATAGTCGGAAAAAAGTTTTACCTTTCCTAGAATACAAAATCTAATGCCTACATAAAAATGGAATTTTGAAGATGCATATTTCAGGTCTTCAACCATATTACATGGTTGAGTAAGAAAAAGTATTTAGCACTTACAACCCAAATTTCCAGCAAACATCCCTTCCTTGCATGCTTTATAAAAAGGGTTTACAAATATTCATTTTCCCTTCcaaattttcaatcaaaataaaacagaaaacaaaatgatACAGACAGGATCCAAATTCTAAACATGTTTGAGCCAAATTCTAAACAtgtttggctttgatttgggggcatggttctgcagcaaaacatgtataggggggccactgtttcagtggtattctgagagcagccactttgtgcatattgccaaatgTTAGATCTGTCttcaatcctcccccgcccataaCCCCAAGGATTGgcgactacatgggttctgttattgTCGTTGTTGTAttgtatttaaattttttggcgAAATTCAAGTCCACCCTTTGTTATGGTCTTTTGCCAAATCTCACACTGTCACACCAAGTGAACTGACCTCCATTGAGATATGACTTGGGTTTTATCCAATGATCTAGATTTGAGTTTGTGCAGCAACATGgctattttttggtctttttgaCTCTGTAATAGgccaaaaatttacttttgCGAAGTCTTTTTGGCACCAATGGCTCTCGCTAGGAATTCATGGTCCAGCATCGGCGTATATACCAGCTCAAAAACTTCAAAGGGCAACAACCTATTTCTTAGCTAGATCTAAGTTGATATCTGCATTTCTACAAACTTTACTACTTAGTAaggaaagaatttttttccccactttATGAAAGGCATATTGGTTTTACCTAGGTTTTGTCCTATTATTATGCTTTTGGTCAGTAATAGATTCAAGGGAAATCGTAGGACAGCACTCCCAAagtttttcagaaaaaaaaaaaccatgttaTAGTAGCAAGCTTAAGGTAGTCGCATTACCATACATGTTGGCACTCCAAAATTATAATAGTTTGCTCCCCAAAGAAGTTAGAATCCGGGATTTATTCCTGCTTGCTGTCACTGTTCTCATGTTTGGCCATTAACTGGTCTATGTCTCATGTGGCTATTTCCCTCTTACAGTCTGGATTTATTAATTTCGGATTTTATACACTGCAAGAATTTGTTTGCTGAGATACTTTGATGATGGAGGCTATGCAGTTGATAAGTCTGCAGCTTGATTTCATCTTACAATAGACCGTATTACTCTTTGTTTTGAAGATCGTATCAGCATTCTGACTCTTAGTGCATGGAAACTGATACTCATGCAACCCATGGAGAGTACTTTTCTTGGATCTCTCAAGTCTCTCCCTCAGTTTTTACTACGATGGCATGCAGCTAATACTTcagtttaaattattttttttaaattttatactttttgcaTCATTTGTCACGTGTCAACCGACCTTTATGCAGTTCAGATTGATCTAACCAAACATTATGACACACTCAGTACTATGACTACAGGTGTAACAACTGTTTGATATGCTTCAATGAATGTGAAACTAACTGATTAATGGAGACAGTGCTTGGGGTTTTTATCGACAGAGAAACATATTGAAACACGTTATTCTTAGATGTATATGAAGCCTCGAAACTACAGCTCAGACGGAATAAACCTTTTGTGACCGCCTGCctcaatttataataaatacCTTATGCATTTACATATTTATGTTCTTTTACTGGCTTCTGCAATAGAAGGAAAGATCGATCCGCGTTGAAGACATTGTCAAATTAGGCAGTCGTGCAGAAGATGCCGATACAACTAAAGGAGGAAAAGTATAGATGGTGTGTTTATAGATCTGAAATTTCGGTCCTCGTTCAACTCCAATTTTCAGGCGGAGTTGGCTTGTCGATTGTTTGTGTCAATTTAATTTACCTAGTTGATACCTTAAAGCTACAGCTCTGCCCAGATGACATAAGCATCACTCCCGTCATTGGTGAGACTCGATCTTGAGTCTCGGCTACCCCTGGGTTACCACCTTCAGTGGTCAAAGAACTTCTACTGGTTTCggcaaaatatatattttttttgctaagcaaaataatttattaatctttataaaggattacaaagattaaaaggattaaGGGCACACCAGGTTTTGGCAAAATATAAGCgcgacttattttttgtctttattaaaaaaattcgttatttattagttttgcatcaatcTTTTGTGAATCATTGATTGATCTTGATGAGAGAGTTTTTTATTGCAAAacgttaggtctgtctccaatcctctccCGTCCATATCCCCAACGATTTACGATTatatgggttctgttgttgttggagTGACATTATGGATACCCGAAATtaaagttagttttttttttcatactctatgtgcaaatgaaaaacatcatttattatagtttttgttatgttattttaatttttttttggagctaatgactattaatattgtaatgcatcttttttatttttttagtataaatttCGTCACTGCTAGGATAAAATCCTGACTCTGTCCTTAGACTTGTTccttttaataagttgaagatGCATGTGATGATGATGCTTTCTCTATTTGGACCGTAAGATGGAGAATTTTCTAGTTTCCAAATTTGTTTGTGTTTTAAGCGCTACGATCGAATTTATACTTTTTTATGCACGTGACCCATCTATATCAGACGATTCTAGAGACATTGTGTCTGAATTTATGCACATCTGTATGTTTCCGTACGTTGCATTTTTTCTGACCATTACCCAAAGAAGtctctttttactttttggttgTGGCTCTTAAGAATGCCTTTCTTTTGGTCTGAGGTCCTATGAATGATAGTATATGACTTTTAGCCTTGGCTGCCGGGCTTGGGCTACTCGTGCGGGTTTAATTAAGGAGTTAATTATGGGCCGGTCCTAATATTGAATTTTATAGCCCACTAAATTTTATGGGATAAAATTACAATGCTCACTAAATTCTATGAGTGTGATTTTACTTCTTTACCCCACTTTAAATAACAACAAATGAGCACAACCCATCATTTAGGGTTTCAAGTGAATGTagctcatcctctctctctctctctctctctctctctctctctctctctctctctctctccttgagTCAGCCCCGCCACCACCGGCTACTCCTCCGCCAATCTCAGCCCCACCACAAGCCACTTCTCCGCCTGTCTTAGCTCCACCACCAACTACTCCTCCTCCGGCCGTTCCACCTTTGCCGCCTCCATGGACGTCGATGCCTCCGCCGCCACCTCAGTCCACCACCTCCATTGACGTTGATGCCTCCGCCGCCTCCGTCTGGAACTGCAGTCGCCGTTCTTGCCGCGGCTAATTAGCACTGttaattatggtgtaaatttatatgaaaattaacattgttaattataaatttggacagaatttaacactgttaatcatggcagtggtggtggtggcggtggagtggtggtaTAGAAGGTTATATAGGCTAACTataaattaacattgttaatttagataaaaattaacactgttaattgtggcgGTGGCGGCGTGGTAGTGGCGATGGTGGTGACAGCGTGGTGGTGaaggtggagtgatggtggcgGTGTAGGAGGTTGTATGAGTCAACTGTTAATttggagacaaaaattaacactgttaattgtggtggtggcggcggcggcgtgatggtgtgggtggtggtggtggcagtggcggTGGTGTtagtggcatggtggtggtgacgGCGGCGGTggggtggcgtggtggtggctGGCGGCGGTggggtggcgtggtggtggctGGATCGTCTCTTTCCAATCGCTTTTTTTtacgaggggtatttttgtcaacaaaataatgaGCTTACTGGGCTATAGGCTCTTTGGGCAGGACCTAGTAAGCTATTCTTCATCCAGACAGGATCGGCTAGGAAGTTCCCCTGGGCCCATCGACATTAAGGTGCTTTGCAGGCATTGAGCACAAGTTCCATGAATACAACTTTCATggatatttttgtttgtttgggttctagaaaaaataaataaaagaattaaaaaattggGTTCTTAGAAAGTTTATTAACCAATTATATTTTCCTTTTATGGCCACATAAATGTGGTAGGGACTAGGGAGATACTACTTTTATCGAAGGATTGGTCTGAACAAAGTTTTGAAATTCCTTACCAGCCCaagcagaaaaagaaaacacgaaTACAAACGCACAATTTATTTTGCTAAATGTCAATGCCAATATGTTTTAATGGATTGAAAAAATGTCGCAATCAATGTGAGTGTTGTTTGGACCCAAAAATGAATTCAGTtacttataataaaaaaattggtgttgtttgaaagatttccgAAAACTAACTTACGGAATTTTTTGAGTAAACAACAGTCAAGAAAAAATGACAGAGATAAAAGAAAGAGTGATTTTTGGTGGTTTTCATTAAATgctacaaaaaatttatttgttctTAAAGTTTAACCAAAGCaaaatcacacaaaattaaCTGTCACATAAATCCATCAACGATAATTGTTCCTTTCAACGATACTTCCGCTTTGTTCACCATGATTGACCGCAGGTCTACTGGTAGAAATTTTGTGTATGCATTCTACTCCTAATTTTACATTTGtagaaagaaatcttctggtGGTGATTGCTATGAGAAGCTAAAACCTAGTGTGAGATGGTAGAAAAACAGGAGTATGAGTATTGATTTGGACTGTTTATCTGTACTTcgatttgtgtttttttgacTGTTTACAGACATTACACATTCATACACGGGTGCACGCATCATGGATGTTGTGACAATCACGAAAGTAGAGAATAAATAAACCAACAAGCAATCAAAACAAGGAtgcaaagatttacgtggtttcGCTCAaacacaaagcaagaacgtttCCACGTGCGAAGAGCGACTTCGtcccttttcttgtttttcacaATTTCTCATGAGTATTAACTTGAAATAGCATTGAACTACATAGAGAAACAAGAACCACGCCAATTGGATGCATGAGTGAGAAAATTTGGCGTCAATTAACTGGTTTGTCTTGTTCAAGTTATTATTGACATGATATTcagggacaaatctctggtgcAACCCAAAGGGACCACAAACCGAATAGACAACTGATCAATACTTTAATATCAAGCCCcgacaataaaaaaaacaaagaactccACAATTATACCCAAAGGAGTCTCTCCTTACTTATACCAAAGGAGCCTCTCCTCAATGGACCTACAAGAGACAAAAACTAGGAATCCTCAAGGTTCCTATTTATAGAAATGCGATGAAAACAAGTCTAAACcgatcaaaatacgaattttAGTCAAATAAACCTAAATAAATTTAAACAAGGAATTGTAACGGACGAATTCGCAAAACATGCGTAGGCGCATGCAAATACAAAAATGTACATAATGTGATATGCAACAAATATCGAGTTAATAAGGTTACAGTCACCTCTGTACTCTTttccttaatatatatatatatatatatatatattctctctcttcaatcaaGCCCAAATTTGAAGGATTGATTTAAATGAATTTGGATGCATGCATGCAAGAATAAGAGTCTGTCTTGTGCATTCAAACAATAGAAGTTTTAATCCTAGGCACGAGCACAAGGAAGAATTGGTATGGGGAAACAACAGAACCACAAgtcaattttgaaattcttttgGGAACGACCTTCAATACTTAAGTGGGTTTTGGAACATGTTAGGCAAGACCGCCAGGAGTGCACATTGACGCAAGGAGATGAACAATCAAGATGAGGAGAGGAGatggtggaggagagagaaatttctAGACCAATAGTTGTTctcgatagtgaataagttttgagaaagaaaaaaaagttttgagaaagaatttaTTGCAATTAAGTTGTTAactgttttcggtagtgaattaAGTTGTTGAGAAGTGACAAGTTATTTTCACTAACTAATAAGTTGTAGATCGATAAGTGAGCgaaaaattgttgaaaaagaaattgtTGACAAATTGATAGTTAACGTGAACGTACAAAATGttaaaatgtgaattttttttgcttagtgCGAACGAGATTGCAAAATAACgtatttaggctccgttccagaacgggttttaagtccttattttttaagaagacaatttcaagctcaaaaattataggcttattgaaatctaaaaatatgcaaaatggatcttgtttgatagatcttattgagatctttaatatgatgcaaaaaaaattgaaaaattattttttatttacattatttttaaatttaaaaatatgaaataagtacttattttttaaaaaagtttttttgaaACGGGCCTTAGTGGAAACTCCACCGACTCCTGGAAATAAAAGTGAGTAGGACGTGTTTGCAGCTTTCCGGTTGGGACAGTTGATATGAAGAAGCAGAGAAATTATTCGGTGCCCCAAAGGCAACGCCAGGTGTTGCCAcccacctgtttttttttttttttttatccgcaggtGCCTCCACCTTAAATATCTATTGACACGCGTTTTCTTCTCCTCTGTTCCACTAGACACAaccttttctctaaaattaagtgtttcaaatttcaatacttttgaatgggtgagaagattttatttttttatcatttaattctaaaaggtcataattaaattttgactataaggctctcgttgattaaccctaagaaagtcgtagaatcaaatatctcttaggactaaccaacgagagccttagagtcaaaatttaattatgaccctttagaattaaatgatcagataaataaaatcttctcacccattcaaacggattgaaatttggaacacttaatttttcaatcttcagtttatatattaaaaaatatggttaaaaaattaagtgcttcaaatttcaatccgtttgaatgggtgagaagattttatttatctgatcatttaattataaagggtcatagttaaattttgactctagggctctcgttggttagtcctaagagatatttgattctacgactgtcttagggttaatcaacgagagccctatagtcaaaatttaattatgaccctttagaattaaatgatcagataaataaaatcttctcacccattcaaacggattgaaatttgaagcacttaattttttaactatattttttaatatataaattgaaggttaaaaattaagtattccaaatttcaatccgtttgaatgggtgagaagattttattt
It encodes:
- the LOC131326632 gene encoding beta-galactosidase 6 — translated: MRMYIMSRYHIPRPWVHPGENLLVLHEELGGDPSRISFSTRAGQEICAHVSEFDPPPEDSWKLMSEYISQTPEVRLACERRWQITSISFASFGTPTGHCGAFCPGSCHANVLLIVQKACIGKQGCSVPVSTSQLGDPCPGELKSLAIQALCRGK